DNA from Acidimicrobiia bacterium:
AGCTCTGGCTCGCCTTCCTCGCCGCGCTCCAGTCGGCGGCGATCGTGGCCGGGGACCGGGTTTGGCCCGCGGTGCCGGTGGCGGCGGCGGCGATGGCGGTCATGGTCGGGCTCGACCTGGCCCTGGTCCCGCCCTTCGGCGCCGTCGGGGCGGCGGCGGCCACCGTCGCCGGCACGGTGGTCATGGTCGGGGCCTTCGGCCGGTTCCTCGCCCGGAGGGCCGGGCTCCGGACCCCGCGCCCGGCCGTCGGGGTGCTGGCCGCCGGGGTGCTCGCGGCCGTCGTCTCGGCCGTGCTCGCCCCGACCGGGCTCGTGCCCGCCGCCGCCGGGGGGCTCCTCGCGTACGCCGCCGCCGTCCTCGCCAGCGGCGCGGTGCGGCGCGCCGACGTGGCCCGCCTCTGGGGCCTCGCCCGCGGCTCCGCCGCGCTGACGTGACCGCGCCCGCCGTGGCCGCCGTCGACGTCGTGATCCTCACCTGGAACGACGAGCCCGCCGCCCTGCACGCCGCCGTCGAGTCGGCGAGCGGCCAGTCGGGCGTCGAGGTCGCCGTGACCGTCGTCGACAACGGCTCCGAGCCGCCGGCCGCCGTCGTGGCCCCGGGCGTGCGGGTCATCCGGAGCGCCACGAACCTCGGCGTGGGCGGGGGCCGGAACCTCGGCACCCGCGCCGGGCGGGCCCCGTACGTGTGCGTGCTCGACAGCGACGCCCGGCTGCGGCCCGGCGCGCTCGCGCGCCTCGCCGCCGCGCTCGACGCCGACCCGAGGATCGGGCTCGCCGCGCCCGTCTTCACCGGGCAGCCGCCCGAGGCCAGCGCCGGGCGGGCGCCGACGCTGCGCCGCAAGCTGGCTCGGGCCCTGAACCGGACCGACCGCTACGAGCCGACCCGCGGGCAGGGCGACGGCGAGGCGTGGGACGTCGAGTTCGCCATCGGCGCCTGCCAGCTGTTCCGCCGCGACGTGTTCGACGCCCTCGGTGGGATCGACGAGTCGGCCCGGTTCGGGCCCGAGGACGTGGACTTCTGCCTCCGGGCGCGACGCGCGGGCTGGCGGGTGGCCCAGGTCGGCGCGGCGGCGTGCGACCACCCGCCCCGCCGCGCCTTCCGCGCCCTCTGGAGCCGCCGAGGCCGGGAGCACGCCGCCGCGTTCGCGCGGCACTGGTGGCGTCACCACGGGGCGCTCGCTCGCCGATGACCGCCACCCTCGACGTGGTCATCGTCGCCTACGACAGCAGAGCGACGATCGGGTCGTGCGTCCGCGCCGCTCGGGCGCTGCCCGGTGTGGGGGAGGTGCTCGTCGTCGACCACGGCCGGGACGGGAGCGCAGCCGAGGCGCAAGACGCCGGCGCCGGGGTCGTGCGCGACACCTCAAACCCCGGGTTCGGGGCGGGCCAGAACCATGGCGTGCGCGAGACGACCGCGCCGTTCGTGCTGCTGTGCAACCCCGACGCGGTGGTCGACGCCGTCGGCGTGGCCGCCGGCGCGCGGCTGCTCGCGGACGACCCGTCCGTCGCGGCCGTCCAGGGCGTCATCGTCCACCGGGGCTCGGGGAGCCCCGAGCGCAGCCAGGGCCGCGAGCTCGGCCCCGTGCACCTCCTCGGGCGGGCGGTCGGCGCCCGGCGGCTCCTGCGCCACGACCCGGCGCGACGGCTGGCGCGGCGGATCCGAGGCGTCGCCGACCACGTCGACCGGGTGCCGACGACGCCGACCGCGGTCGAATCGCTGGCGGCGACGGCGCTGCTCGTCCGCCGGCGGGCGTTCGACCAGGTGCGCGGCTTCGACTCCGGCTACTTCCTCTACGGCGAGGACCTCGATCTCTGCCGTCGCCTTCGCGCCGACGGGTGGCGGCTCGTCGCGCTGCCGGAGCGCTTCGCGGTGCACGACGGTGGCGGCTCGTCGGTGACGCCGGTCGGGCGGGAGCTGGCGTGGTGGCGGGGGACCCTGCGGTTCGCGGCGCGGTGGTGGTCGCGCCCGGCGTGGTGCGCGGCGGTCGCGGCCGCCGCCCTCGCCTGGCTGCGGCTGAGCGTCCGCCACCCCGCCCGGGCCGGCGACGCCGCCCGCGCCCTGTTCATCGGCCCCGGTCGCGACCGCCGGGAGCGGCGGGTCGCAGCGACGCGCGCCGCGCGGCCGGGTCCGGAGATGGGCCCGGCCGGCGCCTGAACCGCGGCCGCCCGGCGTCCGGGAGGGGGAGCGAGGGCGATCCTTCCGCAAAGGCGGGTTTTCGGAACGATAAGATGTGATCGTTCCGAAAAAGGGGTCGGCCATGCGCACGGCGCCGTGCGGAGCCGAGGTTCCGATCGTCTGGCGGGGCCGGCAGGCTCGGGCCTTCGTCCCGCTGCCGCTCGCGGAGCGGGAGCTCAGGCTCTCGCCGGCGACGGCGGCCCGCGCCGCCGCCGCCAGCGCCGAGGTGGAGGCCGGCGCCGCGTCGCTCGGTGCGGGCTACGAGGGCCTGGCCCGGCTGCTGCTCCGCGCCGAGGGTCTGGCCTCCTCGTCCATCGAGGGCGTCCTCGCCGGGGTGCTCGACGTCGTCGTCGCCGAAGGCGCGCCGGAGGCGGCGCGCTCCCCGGCGACCTGGGTCGCCGCCAACCTGGCCGCGGTGACGGACGCGCTGACGGCCGCACCCGAGCCGCTCAGCGTGACCCGGCTCCGCGACTGGCACCGCACGCTCATGGCCGGCAGTCCGCTGCCCGGCCGCTTCGTCGGCGTCGTGCGGGACGAGCAGGGCTGGATCGGCGGCACGAGCCCCCTCGACGCCGCGCTGGTCACGCCGCCTCCGGACCGGCTCGGCGAGCTGCTCGACGACCTCGTCGCCTACGCCAACCGCCGTGACGTCGACCCGGTGGCGCAGGCGGCGATCGCCCACGCCCAGTTCGAGATCATCCACCCGTTCACCGACGGGAACGGGCGGATCGGGCGGGTGCTCGTGTCGTGGCTGCTCAGCCGCCGGCTGGCGTTGGTCGTCCCGCCACCGGTGAGCACCGGCCTCGCCGCCGACCGTGACGGCTACCTGGCCGGCCTCAGCCTCTTCCGCCTCGGGCAGCACGACCGTTGGGTGTCATGGTTCGCCTACGTGGCCGGCGGTGCCGGCGCGGCCGAGGTCGCGCTCGTGCGCGCCGTCGACGAGCTGCAGGCGCGCTGGCGCCGTCGGCTCGCCCGGCCTCGAGACGGACGCGCGTTGCGCCGCGACGCCCTGGCCTGGCGGGTGCTCGATCTCCTCCCGCGCCACCTCGTCCTGACCGCGGGCCTCGTCGCCCAGGAGCTCGGGGGCACCGCCCGCGCCGCTGCCAACGCGCTCGCCGAGCTCGTGGACGCCGGCGTCCTCGAGGAGCACCCGGTTGACGTCCCGGCCGTCCGGGGCCGGCCGCCGCGCCGGTACGTGAGCCCGGAGCTGCTCGCGGTGGCCCGGGCCGGCCCGGCGCCGTGAGCGG
Protein-coding regions in this window:
- a CDS encoding glycosyltransferase, with translation MTAPAVAAVDVVILTWNDEPAALHAAVESASGQSGVEVAVTVVDNGSEPPAAVVAPGVRVIRSATNLGVGGGRNLGTRAGRAPYVCVLDSDARLRPGALARLAAALDADPRIGLAAPVFTGQPPEASAGRAPTLRRKLARALNRTDRYEPTRGQGDGEAWDVEFAIGACQLFRRDVFDALGGIDESARFGPEDVDFCLRARRAGWRVAQVGAAACDHPPRRAFRALWSRRGREHAAAFARHWWRHHGALARR
- a CDS encoding glycosyltransferase family 2 protein; translated protein: MTATLDVVIVAYDSRATIGSCVRAARALPGVGEVLVVDHGRDGSAAEAQDAGAGVVRDTSNPGFGAGQNHGVRETTAPFVLLCNPDAVVDAVGVAAGARLLADDPSVAAVQGVIVHRGSGSPERSQGRELGPVHLLGRAVGARRLLRHDPARRLARRIRGVADHVDRVPTTPTAVESLAATALLVRRRAFDQVRGFDSGYFLYGEDLDLCRRLRADGWRLVALPERFAVHDGGGSSVTPVGRELAWWRGTLRFAARWWSRPAWCAAVAAAALAWLRLSVRHPARAGDAARALFIGPGRDRRERRVAATRAARPGPEMGPAGA
- a CDS encoding Fic family protein, with product MRTAPCGAEVPIVWRGRQARAFVPLPLAERELRLSPATAARAAAASAEVEAGAASLGAGYEGLARLLLRAEGLASSSIEGVLAGVLDVVVAEGAPEAARSPATWVAANLAAVTDALTAAPEPLSVTRLRDWHRTLMAGSPLPGRFVGVVRDEQGWIGGTSPLDAALVTPPPDRLGELLDDLVAYANRRDVDPVAQAAIAHAQFEIIHPFTDGNGRIGRVLVSWLLSRRLALVVPPPVSTGLAADRDGYLAGLSLFRLGQHDRWVSWFAYVAGGAGAAEVALVRAVDELQARWRRRLARPRDGRALRRDALAWRVLDLLPRHLVLTAGLVAQELGGTARAAANALAELVDAGVLEEHPVDVPAVRGRPPRRYVSPELLAVARAGPAP